The DNA sequence CGGTGCGTTCGACGGAGTCTAGGACGGCGGCCACGTCCAACGGTTTGATCGTGTGCACGTTGATCACCTCGGCCCGGATGCCCTCGGCAGCCAGGGCTTCAGCGGCTTGCAAGGCGCGCCAGACCAGGTGGCCGCAGGCGAAGATGCTGACGTCGGTGCCGCGCACGAGCACCTGGGCCTTGCCGATCTCGAAGGGCATGTCGGCCGGGATGAACACGGGCCATTTCGGGCGGCCGAAGCGCAGGTACACCGGGCCTTCATGCACGGCGATGGCCAGCGTGGCCTGCCGGGTCTGGTTGAAGTCGGCGGGCACCACCACGCTCATGCCGGGCAGCATGCGCATCAGGCCGATGTCCTCCAGGATCTGGTGGGTGGCGCCATCCTCGCCGAGGGTGAGCCCGGCATGGCTGGCGCAGATCTTCACGTTCTTGCCGGCATAGGCGATGCTCTGGCGGATCTGGTCGTACACGCGGCCGGTGCTGAAGTTGGCGAAGGTGCCCGTGAAGGGGATCTTGCCACCGATGGTGAGCCCGGCGGCCATGCCCATCATGTTGGCCTCGGCCACCCCCACTTGGACGAAGCGGTCGGGGAAGGCCTTGGCGAAGGCGTCCATCTTCAACGATCCGGTGAGGTCGGCGCAGAGGGCCACCACGTTGGGGTCGCGCTGCCCGGCCTCCAGGAGGCCGGCACCGAAGCCGGAGCGCGTGTCCTTTTCGTCGAGCTTGGGGAAGGGGTTCATCGGCGGAGGGTTCAGAAGGTGAGGGTGACGGAGCGACCGCTTTCCACGGTGACGGGCTTGACGATGCTGTATTCGGTGCGACGGGCGTTGGCGCTGCGGTACACCACTTCGTAGGTGCCGGGCAGCAGCCGGAACTGGTCCTGAACATCACGCGGGTCGAGGTCGGCGACCCACTCGCGGTCGGTGCCGCGCACCACGAAGAGGGCCCCATGTCCCGGGGCGCCGGCCTGCACGTTGAGCACGCCCTCCTGCGGGATGTGCACCGTGTTGGTGGCGCCCTGTTCGATCCGCACGCCCGGCACCAGCATCCGCGGGAGGGTGAGCACTTCGAGGTCGTAGGTGCCCACGAGGTAGCGGTCGGTGCTGTTCACCCGCTGCACGTGCAGGGTGGCCGCTTCCCCGGCCTTGCGCACCAGGCACTGCACGCCGTGCGGGTCGGCCATGCCGGAGCCCAGCTTGAGTTCCAGCTGCCCCTGACCGGCAGGCACCTTGATCACGGTGTGCGCACCGGGCGTCAGCTTGATGTTCTCCTGCACCACGGGCGGGATGGTGTGCACCACCAGCCGGTAGGTGAGCACCGGGTCGATGGTGAGGGTGTCGGGCAGACCGCGTTCGTTCAGCGTGTGCTCGAACTGGTGCTGCACCTGGCCCGTGCGCTGGTCGGTGAAGGTCATGGCCACGTCGGTCTCCAAGGGCTTTCCGGCAGTGGTCAGCAGGTCCACCTGGCAGGTGGTGGTGTTGAGGGCCTGGGCCACCACGACGTCCAGCACGTGGGCGAAGAGCTCCGGCGAACTGGCGTCGTAGTAGTTGCCCACGCAGCGCAGGCTGTACTGCTGGCCCTCTTCGATGCCGACGCCGATCACGAAGGGCTTGAGCACGATGCCTTTCGCCTGCAGGGCCCGGCTCACCGCGCAGGGATCCTCGTCGCAGGCCTCGATGCCGTCGGTGATGAGGATGATGATGTTGCGCACGCCCTTGCCTTCCGGGAAATCACCGCCGGCCTTCTCGAGGGAGCGGGCGATCGGCGTGGTGCCCACGCAGCGCACGCCTTCCAGCACGCGGCGCATGGCGGGGATGGCATCACCACCGAACGGCACTTCCAGCCGGGTGTCGTTGCAGTCC is a window from the Flavobacteriales bacterium genome containing:
- a CDS encoding transketolase family protein gives rise to the protein MNPFPKLDEKDTRSGFGAGLLEAGQRDPNVVALCADLTGSLKMDAFAKAFPDRFVQVGVAEANMMGMAAGLTIGGKIPFTGTFANFSTGRVYDQIRQSIAYAGKNVKICASHAGLTLGEDGATHQILEDIGLMRMLPGMSVVVPADFNQTRQATLAIAVHEGPVYLRFGRPKWPVFIPADMPFEIGKAQVLVRGTDVSIFACGHLVWRALQAAEALAAEGIRAEVINVHTIKPLDVAAVLDSVERTGCAVTCEEHNRHGGLGDAIAQVLACHRPTPQEYVAVNDVFGESGTPDQLLKKYGLDTQDIVAAVHRVRARR
- a CDS encoding VWA domain-containing protein, which gives rise to MRSTLLALLLLGAASLAAQAPGKPLTRMLFVFDASNSMNAFWGDKPKINTARELLLRSLSELQGRTDIELALRLYGHQTPIEPGKQDCNDTRLEVPFGGDAIPAMRRVLEGVRCVGTTPIARSLEKAGGDFPEGKGVRNIIILITDGIEACDEDPCAVSRALQAKGIVLKPFVIGVGIEEGQQYSLRCVGNYYDASSPELFAHVLDVVVAQALNTTTCQVDLLTTAGKPLETDVAMTFTDQRTGQVQHQFEHTLNERGLPDTLTIDPVLTYRLVVHTIPPVVQENIKLTPGAHTVIKVPAGQGQLELKLGSGMADPHGVQCLVRKAGEAATLHVQRVNSTDRYLVGTYDLEVLTLPRMLVPGVRIEQGATNTVHIPQEGVLNVQAGAPGHGALFVVRGTDREWVADLDPRDVQDQFRLLPGTYEVVYRSANARRTEYSIVKPVTVESGRSVTLTF